TGGAGAGGTATAAACATTGATGCAATGCCTGGTAGCATGAAGGCATTCAACGAAATCAAACCGAATGATATTAATATTGAAATTCCAATATCTGCTAAAACAGGTATAGAAACTTTTTATATATTTAATGAAACTGCATTTAATACGTTTTCGGAAGCAAATGCCAATCGTTTAATTGAAGAACAAAAAGCTATCTTGGTTGAAACCTGTCAATTACAAACGCAAACATTGTCAAAAATACTAGATGACTATTTGCCTAAAGGCATAATGATTGATTTTATGTCAATAGATATTGAAGGCTTAGACCTAAGTGTCCTTAAATCAAATGATTGGCATAGATATAAACCAAAATTTATACTAGTAGAAGCATATTTAGAATATATATATGAAATTAATGAAAAGGAAATTCATAGGTATTTAACTAGCTTAGGTTATAAATTTGTTGCAAAAACTTATTATACACTATTATATAAACAGGACTAATTAAAAGAGAAGGAAAATTTGTTAATTAGCTATTTGAATCTAACTTAAAAGAAAAATAATATAACACGATAGTTATTTTAATCGATTTATAGTTTATTATTCTTTTAGAAAAGTAAATACTAAATAAATTATGAAAATGAGCCAATTGCTGAAAAAAATTAAAAGAAATACTAAAAATGTAATAAGAGCCATTCTTTATAGCATGGCAAAATTATTTAGAGTAGATATTTATTTTGAATTGCCACAAGTGCCTAATTACGTTAAAACAATCGAAGATATTTATGGCCATAAATTATCAAGACAAATTCATGAAGCAGTAAATGGTAAAAAACGTCCTATCCCTTGGTTTACTTACCCGGCTATAGACTATTTATCTCAACTGGATTTGTCAGATTGTAATGTCTTTGAATGGGGATCAGGGGCTTCATCTCTGTTTTTTTCAGAAAGATCAAAAGGTGTTTATAGTGTCGAAAATAATGAAGAGTGGTATTTAAAGGTAAAAGATAAATGTTCTGAAAATAATTATTTATACTTTGTACCAGAAAATAATTGTTATGTAGATAAAATAAAAGATTTAAATGTGAAATTTGATATAATTGTTATTGATAGTATTCAACGTGAAGAGTGTGCTAAAGTAGCTCCATCTTTTTTGAAGGAAGGAGGAGTAATAATTTTGGATAATTCCGAAAAATACCCTTCAATAAGCGAAGACTTAAGGAAAATAGATTTTTTGCAAGTTGATATGTATGGGCTTGGGCCAATAAATAATTATACATGGACCACTTCTTTCTTTTTTGATAGAAATGCCCGTTTTAAGCCATTATCACATCAACCATTATTATTAGAAGGGGGAGATTTGGCAGATTAAATAACAGTTATCCACAAAAATGAAAACTAACCTTAAAAAAAATGTGCGGGATCTCTGCCTTATATCGTTATACAACTATAGATAATGAAGATATAAGTAAATTAAGATTAATGAATGAGGAAATGAACTATAGAGGTCCTGACGAAAATGGTGTGTGGTCAGACGAAAAGTGCGGAATGGCTCATACCAGACTTTCAATTATAGGGTTGGAAAATGGTATACAACCAATATTTAATGAAGATAATACGGTAATTATAATCTGTAATGGTGAAATATACAACTATATTGAATTACGAGAGCAATTAATACAAAAGGGACATACGTTTTATACAGATAGCGATACAGAGGTAATAGTGCATCTATATGAAGATTATGGCCTTCTATGTGTAGACTATTTGAGAGGTATGTTTGCTTTCTGTTTATGGGATAAAAAATTAGGCCAGCTAGTTGCTGTAAGAGATAGAATAGGAGAAAAATCACTATATTTTTCCGAAATCCCAAGTGGTGTAATATTTAGTACAGAATTAAAAGCTATATTAAAATATTTTATAAAGCAGCCTGATTTAAACTTAGGTAGTCTATTAGAGTCAGTAGAGTATTCCTATCCCCAAAGCCTAAATAAAACTTTCGTTGAGCAGATAAATCGTGTTGAACCAGGACAATATATAGTTGTTAATAAATATGGAATAAAAAAGAAAATTTATTGGAAAATAAATAATGTAAAACAAAATAGTCTGCCATTCGACGAAATCGTTAAAACTACTCAAGGATTAATTAGAGAATCAGTAAAATTAAATCTAAGGAGTGATGTGCCTGTAGCAGTGCTTCTAAGCAGCGGTATAGATTCGAGCGCGATTGCTGCCTTTGCTAAGGAGACAATGCCGAATGTAGAAACAATAACAATAGGTTATAAAGGAATGTCCAAATATGAATTGGATGAACGTGAATTAGCTAAACGATTTGCGAAGGATATAAACTTGCCATGGAATGAAGTTGAAATTGATGCAAAAGATTACTTAGAAGCTTTTGAAGAATATTCATCATTTATTGATGAGCCAGTATGTGATATAGCGGCAATAGCCCAATGGTGCTTATATAAGAAAGCAAAAGAATTGGGATTTAAGGTACTCATTAGCGGAAATGGAGCGGATGAAATTTTTTATGGTTATGATCAGCATAATGCTACAGGTGAAAAATTAATACTAGCACAATTGCATAGAAAATTATTACCAGCTAATAGTTTAAAAGAAAAGCGAAATATAATTAAATTCATTGTAAGTAACTGGCAATTTCTAGCAAAAGCACAATTTTCAAAAGCGCTTGAGACTGATGTGTTACCAGACTATTTTAAAGAGCACTTCGAGAAATTTGTCAATTCAGAATATGAGGATAAATCAATAAATGGTTATATCGCATCTAATAAAGCTAAAGGTGATCTAAATGGCATAGATCAAATATATTCAACTTTATTTAAAACTTGGTTGCCTGGGAACTGTTTGTATCTAAGTGATCGGCTAGGGATGGGTACTTCAATTGAAATAAGGTCTCCCTTTGTAGACTACAAATTAGTGGAATATATTTCCTCGTTACCACTTGAGATGAAATATAGATCGAATACTTCAAAATTTTTATTAAAAAAATCTCTAGAAGGGGTACTGCCTGAATATATAATCAATAGACCTAAAAAAGGTTTTGCCCAGCCAATTGCTCTTGTAGATACTATAATTGATAATTATAAAAATAAATATTTTAAAGGTCAGTATAAATACTACAACTCTATTTTGACAGATAGGATAATTTCAAAACTATTTGCAGAAAATCTACAGTAATTTTATGAGTAAAAAATTAGCACCTATTATCTTATTTGTCTATAATCGGCTTTCACATACTCAAAAAACTATAGATGCATTAGAAAAAAATGAACTTGCATTAGATAGTGAGTTATTTATATACTCTGACGGAGAAAAAAAAAATGAAGACAACGAAGTAATAGAAATAAGGAAATATATTAGGACTATTAAGAATTTTAAAAAAGTATATATAATTGAACGGGAAAGTAATTATGGATTGGCGAAAAATATTATAGAAGGCGTAACTGAAATATTAAAGAAATATGGTAAGGCCATTGTTTTGGAAGACGATTTAATTACAAGTCCATATTTTCTAAGTTATATGAATCAATCCTTAGATAGATACAGTAATGAGAAAAAAATATGGTCTATTAACGGGTATATGTATCCGTTAGAAAAAACAAATAAAGTTAGTACTTTTTTTTGGCGCTTACCATGTCCTTGGGGCTGGGCGACATGGCATGATAGATGGGCGCTATTTGAAAAAAATCCTGATAGATTAATTAATGAATTTAGTAAAAAAGATATATACCGATTTAATATAGATGGAATTGAGGGGGATTTCTGGAAACAAGTTGTATCAAATAAACTAGAAAAAATTAATACGTGGGCTGTCTTTTGGTACGCTACAATTTTTATAAATAATGGCTTGTGCTTAAGTCCGACGAATTCATATGTAATAAATGGAGGTTTTGATGGGACTGGTGTCCATTGTGGAGTTGAAGATAACTATTACAATGTTCAAAGTTTAGACACAAAGCCAGAAATAATTTTTTGTGAAAAATTTGAAGAAAACAAAGCATATATAAAAAAATTAAAAATATTTCTTAGGAATAAGAACTATCCTTCTGGAACTATAATCGTCGAAAAAATACCTAAGATATTAGTGAGAATAATTAATAAGCTTTCTCGACAAGCGTTAGAAAGAAATATTTTGATTAAAATAGACTAATGATGAAAATTATTATATGTAAGACTAGAAAAATTTAGCAATAACTTTTTTTAATTAATATAATGGTAATAAGCCCTGTTACAAAAAAGCCTAACACTATATTTAAGCGAAGTATCAATTGTGATGATATCATAAAAAGTTATCTAAATCATTATGATATTGATGTCAGAAAATACTTTTCTGATTTGACTTCGATTAGCATTTATGAATGTCTAGATACAGGTTATCGGTTTTTTTACCCTTTGAATGTTGACGGCGATTCAAAATTTTACGAAAAATTGCAGGAAATAAAGTGGTATTACATGCCCTGGAGGTGGGAACACTCAAAAGCAGCAGATTTTTTAAATCCGAATATGTCAATATTAGAAATTGGCAGTGGCCACGGAGGTTTTTTGCAAAAAATTAAGCATCAAGTTCGTGACTGTGTAGGACTGGAATTAAACGAACAAAGTGTTAATATAGGAAACCAGAAAAACTTAAAAATACTAAACCAAACAATTCAGGATCATTCAAAGTATAATAAGGAAGCTTATGATCTAATATGTACGTTTCAGGTTTTAGAGCATATTCAAGAAGTAAATTCATTTATTAGTGCAGCACTTACTTGTTTAAAGATTGGTGGTAAGTTTGTTATTTGTGTTCCTAATAATTCATCATTTATTAAATACCTTGATTTTGATATATTAAACTTACCACCCCACCATATGGGATTATGGAACGATAAATCATTAAAAGAACTAACAAATGTATTTTCAATGGAGACTGACAAGCTGTTTTATGAACCTCTTCAAGATTATCATATTGATTGGTACAAGAGCATTATGGAAGATAAATATTTAAAAAATAATTTTATTAAATTTTTTTACAGGAAAATGAAATTAAATAAATTAGCTTCATTATGTATAAAAGGTTTACGCCATTTAATAAAAGGCCAGTCTGTGATGGCGGTTTTTACAAAAGTCCAGTAATTATAGTATTATGAAAATTGCTTTTACAATTTGTTCAAATAATTACCTTTCACAAGCCAAAACTCTTGGAGATTCGATAAAAGAAACCAATAAAGATTATACTTTTTTTATAGGTTTGTGTGATAGAAAGGATAGTAATATTGATTATAATTATTTTTTACCATATGAAATTATTGAAGCTGATAAATTAAATATAGATGAATTTGATAAAATGCAGCTTAATTATGATATAGTTGAATTGAATACATCTGTTAAGCCATTTTACTTTAAATATTTTTTTGATAATTACATAGATATAGAGCTTGCAATATATTTTGACCCTGATATATATGTTTATAATAACTTATTACCTATTGAAACGGAGTTAGGCAAAGCAAATGCTTTATTGACTCCACATATTATTACTACTATACCGAATGATAGATTAATGCCTATTGAAAATAATTTCTTGAATTATGGATTATATAATTTAGGCTTTTTAGCTTTGAGGAGATCTGAGACCACTAAGTTGATTATTGATTGGTGGGCTGATAAATTAAAAGACTCATGTTATCAACGTGTAAGCGAAGGATTGTTTGTAGATCAATTACCTTTAAACTACTTGCCTATTTTTTTTGAAAATATTATAATATCAAAAAATTTGGGATTAAATATGGCTTATTGGAATTTGCATGAAAGAGAAATAACATCATATAATGAGGAAAGTAAATTTTATTTTATTAATAATAAGTACCCATTAATATTCTTTCACTTTAGTAATTTTAATCCACTAGAAAGTAATATTATTAGTAAATATCAAAATCGATTTCATATAGATAGCAATCCATTGTTTAGACCTTTATTTTTTAATTACGCTACTTTAGTGTTAAAAAACAAATATATAGATTTAAAGAAATCTGAATGCTATTATGTCAAGCAGAGAAAAGCTCATTTCGATGAATTATTACAAATTAAAACAAACAGCGAGAGCAGTTTGAAGAAAATTATAAGAGCTATTAGGATTGCATTAGAGAATTCATTAAATATATCTATCCAAAAAAGATGAATAGGCTTTCTATAATAACTATTAATTATAATAATGCAATAGGCTTAAAAAAAACAATTGAGAGTGTAATATCACAAACGTTCACTGATTATGAGTTCATAATAATTGATGGAGCTTCTACAGATGGAAGTGTTGACATTATTAAAAAATATGTAGATAAAATTACTTTTTGGGCATCTGAGGAGGATAGTGGTATTTATAATGCAATGAATAAAGGTATCTCAAAATCAAACACTGAGTATTGCCTATTTTTAAACTCTGGTGATTGGCTTAATGAAGATATCTTAGGTAAAGTTGTATGTGAATTAACTGGTGAAGAAATTATATATTTTAATACATACCTAAGCTATAATACTGTTAAAGTTGAGCAGTTAAATTATCCATCACAACTAACCATGAGAAGCTTCTTTAAAAGGACAATTGGGCATCAATCTACAATAATAAAAAGAGGCTTATTTACCCGAAATGGATATTATAAAGAATCCTATAGAATTCATGCTGACTATGAGTTTTGGATTAGGACTATTATAATAGGGAATGCTTCGTGTAAATATGTTAATGATACTCTTTCCTATTACGATATGGGAGGGCAGAGCTCAATTATAAGCGATCTTTCATTGCAAGAGATAGATTTAATAATAAATAAATATTTACCTAAGCGAATAGTTGATGATTATGAATATTGGTACACTAGAGAAAGGGAGTTAGAAATTCTATTATGGTATAAAAGACAAAAATATATATATATATTTCTAGTTTTCATTTATAAAATAATTAAAAATATAAATATGTTTGGCTCTAAATTAATTCTATAATTATTTATTAATAATGTTATCAACTCCAGTATTATTGATAGTCTTTAATCGGCCGGAGATTGCGAAAAAGGCACTTTATCAAATTAGTCTTGCTAAACCAAAATACTTGTATATAGCTGCCGATGGCCCTAGACATGCTAAACCTGATGATATACAGAAATGTGCTGAAACACGTGAAATTGTAAAGCAAATCGATTGGCAATGTGAGTTGAAAACACTCTTCCAGGAGGAAAATAAAGGATGTGGGTACGGACCTGCAGAAGCTATTTCATGGTTTTTCAGTCATGTGGAACAGGGGATTATATTAGAAGATGATTGTTTGCCTTCACCAAGTTTTTTTAATTTTTGTGAGGAATTACTTATTAAATATAAAAATGATGAGAGAATCGGTATAATAAGCGGTTTTAACAAAATGCCAGGCTGGAAAAAAAAATCTTATTCTTATACGTATTCATTTTTAGGAGATACTTGGGGATGGGCTGGTTGGAGAAGATCATGGCAACTCTTTGATTACAAGATGTCACTTTGGAATGTAATCGATGAAAAGGATAAAGTAAAGAAAGTGTTAAAGAATGATCATTTATATGAGATAATAAGTAAAGAATTTAATTATTGCGCCAATAATGATCAAAACCATATTTGGGACTGCCAATGGTTATTTGCCAGACTTGTTAATTCGTTAAGCACTATTATACCTAATGAGAATTTAATACAAAATGTAGGATTCGGACCGGATGCTACACATACCTTTACAGAAGGACAAGCAAAAACAACATTGAAAGCAAGTTCAATACAATTTCCTTTGGTGCATCATGAATACAAAATTGACCGTTTATATGAAAGAATTATTTTTGAAAGGTTTTTAAACCCTAATAAAATTTTATTGCCAAAAAAAATATTGCTGAAATGCTTAAAGATTATTTACAGAGTTGAATAATTATTATAGGGATGTCAATAATAAATATATATGCAAAAGAATAGATGAAAGTACTTCATTTAAACCATAGTGATTTTAATGGTGGGGCGGCAAAAGCTTCTTATCGATTGCATACTAGTTTACGGAGGATTGGAGTAGAATCAACTATGCTTGTAAAGCATAAAGAATTATTAGACTCAACCACCCTGGAAGCTTCATATTTCGCTAATACTGGTTTTCTAAGAATAGTAGATAAATATAGTTGGAAAGTTAAAAATTACTTAAATAAGAG
This window of the Spirosoma aerolatum genome carries:
- a CDS encoding FkbM family methyltransferase encodes the protein MKESLKSKLKRVLASFVPQSIKKFIEQEFVSTDYYKYQNVSFSQEGEDLVIDRFLKYQEEGFYIDIGAHHPMRFSNTYRFYLRGWRGINIDAMPGSMKAFNEIKPNDINIEIPISAKTGIETFYIFNETAFNTFSEANANRLIEEQKAILVETCQLQTQTLSKILDDYLPKGIMIDFMSIDIEGLDLSVLKSNDWHRYKPKFILVEAYLEYIYEINEKEIHRYLTSLGYKFVAKTYYTLLYKQD
- a CDS encoding SAM-dependent methyltransferase — protein: MSQLLKKIKRNTKNVIRAILYSMAKLFRVDIYFELPQVPNYVKTIEDIYGHKLSRQIHEAVNGKKRPIPWFTYPAIDYLSQLDLSDCNVFEWGSGASSLFFSERSKGVYSVENNEEWYLKVKDKCSENNYLYFVPENNCYVDKIKDLNVKFDIIVIDSIQREECAKVAPSFLKEGGVIILDNSEKYPSISEDLRKIDFLQVDMYGLGPINNYTWTTSFFFDRNARFKPLSHQPLLLEGGDLAD
- the asnB gene encoding asparagine synthase (glutamine-hydrolyzing), which produces MCGISALYRYTTIDNEDISKLRLMNEEMNYRGPDENGVWSDEKCGMAHTRLSIIGLENGIQPIFNEDNTVIIICNGEIYNYIELREQLIQKGHTFYTDSDTEVIVHLYEDYGLLCVDYLRGMFAFCLWDKKLGQLVAVRDRIGEKSLYFSEIPSGVIFSTELKAILKYFIKQPDLNLGSLLESVEYSYPQSLNKTFVEQINRVEPGQYIVVNKYGIKKKIYWKINNVKQNSLPFDEIVKTTQGLIRESVKLNLRSDVPVAVLLSSGIDSSAIAAFAKETMPNVETITIGYKGMSKYELDERELAKRFAKDINLPWNEVEIDAKDYLEAFEEYSSFIDEPVCDIAAIAQWCLYKKAKELGFKVLISGNGADEIFYGYDQHNATGEKLILAQLHRKLLPANSLKEKRNIIKFIVSNWQFLAKAQFSKALETDVLPDYFKEHFEKFVNSEYEDKSINGYIASNKAKGDLNGIDQIYSTLFKTWLPGNCLYLSDRLGMGTSIEIRSPFVDYKLVEYISSLPLEMKYRSNTSKFLLKKSLEGVLPEYIINRPKKGFAQPIALVDTIIDNYKNKYFKGQYKYYNSILTDRIISKLFAENLQ
- a CDS encoding glycosyltransferase, whose amino-acid sequence is MSKKLAPIILFVYNRLSHTQKTIDALEKNELALDSELFIYSDGEKKNEDNEVIEIRKYIRTIKNFKKVYIIERESNYGLAKNIIEGVTEILKKYGKAIVLEDDLITSPYFLSYMNQSLDRYSNEKKIWSINGYMYPLEKTNKVSTFFWRLPCPWGWATWHDRWALFEKNPDRLINEFSKKDIYRFNIDGIEGDFWKQVVSNKLEKINTWAVFWYATIFINNGLCLSPTNSYVINGGFDGTGVHCGVEDNYYNVQSLDTKPEIIFCEKFEENKAYIKKLKIFLRNKNYPSGTIIVEKIPKILVRIINKLSRQALERNILIKID
- a CDS encoding class I SAM-dependent methyltransferase, coding for MVISPVTKKPNTIFKRSINCDDIIKSYLNHYDIDVRKYFSDLTSISIYECLDTGYRFFYPLNVDGDSKFYEKLQEIKWYYMPWRWEHSKAADFLNPNMSILEIGSGHGGFLQKIKHQVRDCVGLELNEQSVNIGNQKNLKILNQTIQDHSKYNKEAYDLICTFQVLEHIQEVNSFISAALTCLKIGGKFVICVPNNSSFIKYLDFDILNLPPHHMGLWNDKSLKELTNVFSMETDKLFYEPLQDYHIDWYKSIMEDKYLKNNFIKFFYRKMKLNKLASLCIKGLRHLIKGQSVMAVFTKVQ
- a CDS encoding glycosyltransferase family protein, translated to MKIAFTICSNNYLSQAKTLGDSIKETNKDYTFFIGLCDRKDSNIDYNYFLPYEIIEADKLNIDEFDKMQLNYDIVELNTSVKPFYFKYFFDNYIDIELAIYFDPDIYVYNNLLPIETELGKANALLTPHIITTIPNDRLMPIENNFLNYGLYNLGFLALRRSETTKLIIDWWADKLKDSCYQRVSEGLFVDQLPLNYLPIFFENIIISKNLGLNMAYWNLHEREITSYNEESKFYFINNKYPLIFFHFSNFNPLESNIISKYQNRFHIDSNPLFRPLFFNYATLVLKNKYIDLKKSECYYVKQRKAHFDELLQIKTNSESSLKKIIRAIRIALENSLNISIQKR
- a CDS encoding glycosyltransferase family 2 protein translates to MNRLSIITINYNNAIGLKKTIESVISQTFTDYEFIIIDGASTDGSVDIIKKYVDKITFWASEEDSGIYNAMNKGISKSNTEYCLFLNSGDWLNEDILGKVVCELTGEEIIYFNTYLSYNTVKVEQLNYPSQLTMRSFFKRTIGHQSTIIKRGLFTRNGYYKESYRIHADYEFWIRTIIIGNASCKYVNDTLSYYDMGGQSSIISDLSLQEIDLIINKYLPKRIVDDYEYWYTRERELEILLWYKRQKYIYIFLVFIYKIIKNINMFGSKLIL